DNA from Desulfarculus baarsii DSM 2075:
TTGCCCTCGGTGCGGGGGCGCACTTCCTCGGCCACGGCCCTGACCGCGGGCATTTCCTCGGCGATGACCTCCTCGACGCGGTCGATGAGCTCCTGGTCGCCGAAGTAGCTGGCGATCTTGCGCAGGCTCTTGGCCGCGGCGTTGGCCCCGATGAAATTGACCTTCACCCAGGGGATGCCATACTTGGTTTCGAGCATGTCGGCGACGTAGTTGATGGAGCGGTGGCACATCACCGCGTTCAAGTCGGCGGTGTGCGAGCTGGCGAACTGGTCGTAGGTCGAGTTGCCGCTGAAGGTGGCGATGTTGGTGACGCCGCACTTGTTGAGGATGCGATCGATCTCGAAGCCGTCGCCGCCGATGTTGTATTCGCCCAACAGGTTGATGCGATACTTGCCCGGCTTGCCCTGGTCGTCGAGGCCCACGAGGTGCTTGAACACCTGATTGTTGGCGATGTGGTGGCCGGCCGACTGGCTGACGCCCTTGTAGCCCTCGCAACTGAAGGCGAAGACGTTGCAGTCGCCGAACTTGGCCTTCATCTTGGCCGCCACGGCGTGGATGTCATCGCCGATGAGCCCCACCGGACAGGTGGCGAAGACGCAGATGCCCTTGGGGTGAAACAGGTCGTAGGCCTCCTGGATGGCCGCTTCCAGCTTCTTTTCGCCGCCAAAGATGATGTCCTTGTCCTGCATGTCGGTGCTGAAGCAGTAGGTCATGTAGTTGGCGGCGTCCGGTGCGTAGGCGTCGGTCTGGTTGCGGCGGGTCAGCCAGGAATAGAAGCCGCAGCCGATGGGGCCGTGGGTGATGTTGACGATATCCCTGGTGGGCCCCATGATCACGCCCTTGCACCCGGCGTAGGTGCAGCCCCGCATGGTGATGATGCCGGGAATGGTGCGCACGTTGGCGGTGATCTCGGGGGTTTCGTTTTCCAGCGCCTCGTTGATCATGATCTGCTTGGCGCGCTTGCGGGCCACCTTGGGAGGATACTTCTTGAGCAGCTCCTCCTTGATTTCGGCGGCGGTCATGGTCGTGTCGTTGTTGAACATGGCTGGGGTCATTTCGCGCTCTCCATGTGGCGGTGGCTAGAGGGCCTTGCCGCCGGTCTCCCCGGTGCGCACCCTGATCGCCTCGCCGATGGGCAGGACAAATATCTTGCCGTCGCCCGGCTTGCCGGTCTGGTTGGATTCGATGATCGTTCGCACCACGGCGTCCACCTGCTTGTCGGGCACCACCATGGTCAGCATGCGCTTGGAGTAGAGCTTGCCCTTTTCGCCCAACAGGGCGATGGCCTCCTCGTAGCCCTGGCTGGCCCCGGACAGGAGCTTGCTGTCGACCAGGCCCTTGCCGCGACCCTGGCACTCGTGGGCGAACATCGAGTCGATGCCCGCGGCGGTCAGCGCCTTTTTGGTCTTGTTCATGGTGTTCATGCGCACCACGGCGATCACCTCCTTCATGCCGAGGCCTCCCCTTCCGCCGGCGCCGTGTCGCAGACGCCGCTGCTGACGGTGTAGACGTCCTCCACCGGGCTGACGAAAATCTTGCCGTCGCCGAAGGCGCCCTTGGCGCCGGAGCGGGCCGACTTCATGATCGTCTCGATGACGAAGTCCTTGTCCTCGGCGCGGATGACGCTCATCAGCATGG
Protein-coding regions in this window:
- the nifD gene encoding nitrogenase molybdenum-iron protein alpha chain is translated as MTPAMFNNDTTMTAAEIKEELLKKYPPKVARKRAKQIMINEALENETPEITANVRTIPGIITMRGCTYAGCKGVIMGPTRDIVNITHGPIGCGFYSWLTRRNQTDAYAPDAANYMTYCFSTDMQDKDIIFGGEKKLEAAIQEAYDLFHPKGICVFATCPVGLIGDDIHAVAAKMKAKFGDCNVFAFSCEGYKGVSQSAGHHIANNQVFKHLVGLDDQGKPGKYRINLLGEYNIGGDGFEIDRILNKCGVTNIATFSGNSTYDQFASSHTADLNAVMCHRSINYVADMLETKYGIPWVKVNFIGANAAAKSLRKIASYFGDQELIDRVEEVIAEEMPAVRAVAEEVRPRTEGKTAMLFVGGSRAHHYQELFKELGMKTISAGYEFAHRDDYEGRQVIPELKVDADSRNIEELEVSPDERLFRPRKSQEELRALESSGLKFKDYDGLIPDMERGAVVIDDLNQYEAEKLVELLKPDIFCAGIKEKFSIQKLGVPMKQLHSYDSGGPYAGFRGAINFYREIDRLVNSRVWGYLKAPWQENPELSATYVWE
- a CDS encoding P-II family nitrogen regulator, with protein sequence MKEVIAVVRMNTMNKTKKALTAAGIDSMFAHECQGRGKGLVDSKLLSGASQGYEEAIALLGEKGKLYSKRMLTMVVPDKQVDAVVRTIIESNQTGKPGDGKIFVLPIGEAIRVRTGETGGKAL
- a CDS encoding P-II family nitrogen regulator produces the protein MMIMVRAIVRPEKADDVLTALMDAGFPAVTKYSVAGRGKQRGIKIGEITYDEIPKTMLMSVIRAEDKDFVIETIMKSARSGAKGAFGDGKIFVSPVEDVYTVSSGVCDTAPAEGEASA